CTTGTTTGTCATCCTCGTGCTCAAGACGAGAAGGAAACACAATGAGAACCTCAACAAACAAAATCACCAAGAGGGACGCAAAGATGAGGTTCTTAAATTTGGCCATAGTTTATCTGCGAAACGCGCAGTCCATTTCGATTCATGTCCTGCGCATCATAAAGGAAAATTAATTGGAAGTCGATTCTTGAGGCAGTTTAGTCACCGCGAAATTAATTTCGCCCGCCCCAGCTTCCGTTACTGTGTACAAAACTTTTTTGACGGTTAAAAAGTCCACGCCTTTATCGGCTTGAATAGTGACCTTGCTCCAAGCATTCGGGTCTTCTTCAGCTTCGCCGCGCGTGCTCTCAACGACGTCACGAATTTTATTCTGTAGTTTGCTTTCCTGTTCGGCTTTTGACTTCGCCAAAGCTTCCTGCAATTTGTCTTTCAAATTTTGGATCGCCCAGTCTTCTGAAGCTTTCACTTCTTCAAACGTTGCGACAGCGTCTTTATCGAGAAGAATTTCTTTGCTTGAAATCGTCACAACGTGCGCTGGTTTCAACTCACGCACCGAAGTCGCTTTCGGCAGAACCACTTCTTTAGGAATATAAAGAATTTCGCCTGTTGCATTGTAGTTTTGCAAAAGAAAGATCACAAGAACCGTGAACATATCCACCATCGCCGTCAAAGACAGCAGTGCGGTCACATCACGTTTTCCTTTACGCTTGCTCAAAATATTATGATAGCGATGTCTTTCGCCCGGTCTGAAGATGGCCATTAGTTAGGCCCTCCTGTCGCCACTGAAATCGCTGAAAAGCCAGCGCTTAAGCAGTTGTCCATAGCTTTGATAAGCTGTTCATAAGGAATTGCATCCGCCACGCTCACAACTGCATCCACTTTTTCAGGATACAGTTGTTTTACACGTTGCAATTGCGCCACAAGGCCCGCTTCGTCAAATTGTTCGTTCACCATGGGAAGACTGATGACTTGTTTCCCAACAGTTAAAACATAACCAATCTCTTTCACGTCAACTTTGAGCACCACATCCGCATTCGGAGGAGGAGTCGGCGTTGGTTGCGTGTCCGATTTTTTCCCATAGAGGGAACTCCCAATCTGAATCATAGACACTTGGGTCCAAACGGCCGTGATCAGCAAGAACGTGATAAGAACGCTCATCAAGTCAATAAAGGGAACGAGATTTAACTCGATATTCCTTTTTCTACCGCTGGATTCGCCACTATCTATGTGAGCCATAGAAAACCTCTACTACTAATCTTTAATCTTTTCTCTATTTGCAACTACAAGATTCAAGAGACTCATGCTTGTCTCAACAACTTCATTCTCAGTTTTTTGAATGCGATGCTGGAACAAACCGTAAGCAACGATAGAAATAATCGCCACCAAAAGACCGAACGCCGTACAGTTCAAGGCGTGCGAGATACCTTTGGAAAGCTCAAGAGCCTTTGTTGCAGGATCGGCTGCCGCTACCGCACGGAATGAACCGATCATACCAATGATCGTTCCAAGAAGACCCGCAAGTACGGCCACGTTACCGAATACCGCCAAGAAAGAAACCCAACCTTCTACTTTTGGCATTTCTCTCATAACCGCCGCATCCATCGCTACTTGCACTTCTTCGTCAGGGCGTTTGTTCATTGCTTGAACAAGACCTGCTTTCACAGTGTTAGTCAGCGGAGCTGGACGAGCATCGCAATAGCTGATCGCCTGGCGCAAATCACCGGCTACAACCATTCTGAAAATTTGATCTGTGAATTCTTTCTTATCTACAGAAAGATTTTTGAGCTTCATCAAGCGTTCCACGATCACGAATACCGCCAAGATAGCGATAACCGCGATCACGTACATGACGAAACCACCTTCAGCGAAAGCACGCTGGATGAAATTCATGTTGTCTGCTGCTACTGTTGGGTTCACGGGAACTCCTCCTTAAAATTCTTCTCCGTTATCCACGGAGTTTAAAAACTAATTCGCTTGATTTAACAAAAAGGGATACGCCTGTACTTCGGCCACAAGGCCTGGTGGAGGCTCAGGGAAAGTCCAACTTGCCAAACGATCTCTGATGCAGTTTTCAACTTGAGCATTACCCAATGTTGAACTCTTCACCTTCACGTTACGCGCTTGTCCTCTTTCAATGATTTCCCATCCTAAAACAACTTTACCTTCGAGCTTGCGCCCTTTTTCCATCGTGTTCAAAACACGCTCATAGCAGCTCTTCACTTCGTGAAGCTTGGCGCGAATCACGCGGCGAATGGCTTCTTTGTCAATCGTGCCGTCGAAAGATTCACCCATACCGCCGCCTTCGATGGCGACAGTTGTTTTGCTTCCAAAGCCTTCGCTGGCTCCATAAGCGGCTTGTCCCGACCCACGACCTTTAGTTCCGATTCCTGCGATACCTTGAGTCGCCGTACCTTTACCACCGGCACCCGCATCTTTGAATTTAGATCCCAAGTCTTCACCCGCACGGTCTTCGTTAAAACCGGAAGATCCCGTCGCCTTGTCGGCCATACCCAGAACTTCGCCCGCGCCGGAATAAGCTTTATCGATATTGGCGCGACTTCCACCGCCACCGAAGGCGCTGAAAAGACCCACTTTAGAAAGATCTTTGTTCGAGCTCTGCGCATTTGCTCCCGCAGTTTGACCTGTTTTAATCGCGCCACCTTGACGAGTGGACGTGAATTTTTTCGTACGGTCTTTCGCGTTCGGCTTCGGAGCCACTTCACTTGCACGCGCTGCCACTTGGTTACGTGCCGCTTTCGGCGCAGCAGGTCCCTTCTTTTGAGCTTCCTTCGTTTCGTCAGCAACAACCACTTTTTGCGGCGTTGGTGTCGGAGTCGGCTGCACTGCCGGAGGAGGCGGCGGTGGCGTCGGAGGTGTTGGCGTTGGTGAAGGCGTCGGTTTCGGAGGCGGATTATTAAATACCACCTGCGCGATACGCTGTACTTCCTCTTGTTTGTTTTCCTGCCAATCTTTGGGAATGGTCGCGGAAATATAAAGAGCCAACAAAGCCACCATCACAATCGACATCACCACGCCCGTCATTTCTGAGCCTGATAACATCAATGGTGGAAGCATAGGAACCACCGGAGCCTGCGGCACAAAGCGGATGTACAAATGAATGTTACCGCCCGGAAGATCCACACAGAGCATTTCATTTTGTTCAACACGCACCGAGTGACCTTGTCCACCGCGCGTCGCTTTACCGTTACGTGCAAGATCTTCAACAGGCTGTGTACCTGCGGAAGAAACCAACTGCACGTTCATTTCCGAAGTCGTGTTTACTTTCAGTCCACCGGCCATCTCTATAAGAGGATAACCGCGTGGCACAAGGCCGTCAGGCAAAGCGACTTGATTGTCGCCACCGGCATTCACACGAATCGTTTTGTTTCCTTTGAAGTGATACGTCGTCAAAACGCGTTCTTTCCACGCAACGATCACTTCAACGGTTGTTCCCTTACCGGGCTTCAAATGTGTTTTTAAATCAGCAATCTCACTTGGAGGCGCGAATGTTTTCGTTTTCTTCGCCTTCTTGTAAGAAACTTTGTCTTTACGAATTTCAGGACGAACCGGTGCCGTCGTGATAACAGGTTTGTCTTCCACCTTAGGTGGTTCCACCGGAATCACTGGTGTCACTTTGATTTCTTCCGTTTTCACCACCGCCGCTGGAGGCATTGGCGCTGAAGCGGGTTTCACTTCAGGAATCGAAGGCATCACAGCTTGTGTAGACACCGTTGCGCCCGGCGCCACTTTAGGCTTCGGCACACCGACGAAGAAAGCAATTTTAAACGGACCGATTTCAATTTCGTCACCTGATGCGACAGCTTCATCCAGAACAGCTTGGCCATTCTTGAATGTGCCCGTCGACGAACCGAGGTCGCAGACGTAATATCCGTTATCGCGTAATTCAATCAAACAATGAATCGGCGACACCTGATCGGAGTCTAAATCAAGATGCACTTCGGCGTTATGCCCGATCACGATTTGATCTTGATCGAACTGTTTAACACCAACGAGCTGATTGTTTTTGAAAATTCTAAATATTAAAGGCGCTCTCAATTCCCACCCCGA
This region of Bdellovibrio sp. 22V genomic DNA includes:
- a CDS encoding MotA/TolQ/ExbB proton channel family protein; the protein is MNPTVAADNMNFIQRAFAEGGFVMYVIAVIAILAVFVIVERLMKLKNLSVDKKEFTDQIFRMVVAGDLRQAISYCDARPAPLTNTVKAGLVQAMNKRPDEEVQVAMDAAVMREMPKVEGWVSFLAVFGNVAVLAGLLGTIIGMIGSFRAVAAADPATKALELSKGISHALNCTAFGLLVAIISIVAYGLFQHRIQKTENEVVETSMSLLNLVVANREKIKD
- a CDS encoding AgmX/PglI C-terminal domain-containing protein, which produces MRAPLIFRIFKNNQLVGVKQFDQDQIVIGHNAEVHLDLDSDQVSPIHCLIELRDNGYYVCDLGSSTGTFKNGQAVLDEAVASGDEIEIGPFKIAFFVGVPKPKVAPGATVSTQAVMPSIPEVKPASAPMPPAAVVKTEEIKVTPVIPVEPPKVEDKPVITTAPVRPEIRKDKVSYKKAKKTKTFAPPSEIADLKTHLKPGKGTTVEVIVAWKERVLTTYHFKGNKTIRVNAGGDNQVALPDGLVPRGYPLIEMAGGLKVNTTSEMNVQLVSSAGTQPVEDLARNGKATRGGQGHSVRVEQNEMLCVDLPGGNIHLYIRFVPQAPVVPMLPPLMLSGSEMTGVVMSIVMVALLALYISATIPKDWQENKQEEVQRIAQVVFNNPPPKPTPSPTPTPPTPPPPPPAVQPTPTPTPQKVVVADETKEAQKKGPAAPKAARNQVAARASEVAPKPNAKDRTKKFTSTRQGGAIKTGQTAGANAQSSNKDLSKVGLFSAFGGGGSRANIDKAYSGAGEVLGMADKATGSSGFNEDRAGEDLGSKFKDAGAGGKGTATQGIAGIGTKGRGSGQAAYGASEGFGSKTTVAIEGGGMGESFDGTIDKEAIRRVIRAKLHEVKSCYERVLNTMEKGRKLEGKVVLGWEIIERGQARNVKVKSSTLGNAQVENCIRDRLASWTFPEPPPGLVAEVQAYPFLLNQAN
- a CDS encoding biopolymer transporter ExbD, with amino-acid sequence MAHIDSGESSGRKRNIELNLVPFIDLMSVLITFLLITAVWTQVSMIQIGSSLYGKKSDTQPTPTPPPNADVVLKVDVKEIGYVLTVGKQVISLPMVNEQFDEAGLVAQLQRVKQLYPEKVDAVVSVADAIPYEQLIKAMDNCLSAGFSAISVATGGPN
- a CDS encoding biopolymer transporter ExbD; the encoded protein is MAIFRPGERHRYHNILSKRKGKRDVTALLSLTAMVDMFTVLVIFLLQNYNATGEILYIPKEVVLPKATSVRELKPAHVVTISSKEILLDKDAVATFEEVKASEDWAIQNLKDKLQEALAKSKAEQESKLQNKIRDVVESTRGEAEEDPNAWSKVTIQADKGVDFLTVKKVLYTVTEAGAGEINFAVTKLPQESTSN